In one window of Caballeronia sp. TF1N1 DNA:
- a CDS encoding YidB family protein: MSLIDILASTLGNSSQQGGQPGQSGQAALITAALEFVNNQPGGIAGLIQRFHQAGAGDIVSSWIGTGENKPISPDTLNNALGSDNVGALAQKAGVSSDQLSGMLAAVLPHIVDRATPNGEVPANGQMDLSSVLGSLGGLAGLFGKNEAPKQG, from the coding sequence ATGAGCCTAATCGATATCCTCGCCTCCACCCTCGGCAACTCGTCGCAACAAGGCGGCCAACCCGGTCAATCCGGCCAGGCTGCGCTGATCACGGCGGCGCTCGAATTCGTCAACAACCAGCCGGGCGGTATCGCGGGGCTGATCCAGCGCTTTCATCAGGCGGGCGCGGGCGACATCGTGTCGTCATGGATCGGCACGGGCGAAAACAAGCCCATCAGCCCGGACACGCTGAACAACGCGCTCGGCTCGGACAACGTCGGTGCGCTCGCGCAGAAAGCCGGCGTGTCGAGCGATCAGTTGTCGGGCATGCTCGCGGCGGTGCTTCCGCATATCGTCGACCGCGCGACGCCGAACGGCGAAGTGCCCGCCAATGGCCAGATGGATCTGTCGAGTGTGCTCGGATCGCTAGGCGGCCTGGCGGGTCTCTTCGGCAAGAACGAAGCGCCGAAACAAGGCTGA
- a CDS encoding Ig-like domain-containing alpha-2-macroglobulin family protein gives MSRVMKKQKWILAATTLIAAFGMSVAMYRADAARVVTVSPQGKVAQVRQVVVKFDEAMIAFGSPSAAAPGKLACSGAPAAATAGGARWIDEKTWAYDFNADLPPGVRCGIDLNSGLKSSAGNALSGPSHFAFQTGGPFVTRLEPSYGDIEEDQTFVLRLNGPATQASVLDHVWCESSALGNRIPVRTSDDATRGALLKHFGLAKESDRVLTLACGQTLPSGSKMQLVYGAGVTGPSGMPNDVEKRFDYKVRDPFSASFTCERENANAPCTPLRPLRLMFTAPISRADAQKFALRGPKGTVAPHFDEDSKDAEVEAVEFAAPLPERTDLTIEAPANLKDVSGRTLANADFFPLKTATAPMPPLAKFSSGTFGIIERFAEPDMPAMLPVTLRHVEADLHVQGLDSGTSQITKLRLDADTDIRQWMRNVDLFDGIGMSRSSIEARMPSLLKNGIAPVIVPESDGTVSRDPTIDIRSLSLLRKRAGVETLTLPAADPKALRPFEVVGIPLAKPGFYVVELASPALGASLMGRNKSMFVRTSVLVTNLGVHFKQGRENSLVWVTTLDKGKPVANADVRVTDCNGDQVATGKTDAQGLATIGKPLAAIRECNENSLSYGGFFVSARVTDPVTGPDMAFVTSDWNRGIESWRFNVPTDMSTSRTVRAHTIFDRTLLRAGETVSMKHLMRVETLKGFGFPPKYPTRVTIRHIGSGQTWHMPLAWSADHSADSSFAIPAAAKLGEYSVTLDNGAASDTNDASDDGGEGSNVTQSYETGSFRVEEFRLPVFKGTVSAGDSKSAGLIAAQEAPVDVHLEYVQGGPASNQRVQVSALVRDTSPPFASDYDAFSFSPYRKPADDGASAPAEDEDSEQQTETTTKLVADKLRVTLDRNGDGKLIVKPLPAVDSPKRLALEASFADPNGEIQTISGSATLWPAAVAVGVKAAHWASVGGSVPVQALALDLQGKPRAGVSVEIKGMARVMSSSRKRMVGGFYAYDNHSETNDLGTLCSGKSDDHGIVSCDAKLKTAGNIDLIAVAKDGDGRTANASTSVWVTREDELWFGGENTDRIDVLPEKNSYEPGETARFQVRMPFRSATALVAVEREGIIETHVVELNGKDPTVELKVEQAWGPNVYVSVLALRGRIHEVPWYSFFTWGWKAPVEWAHAFWYEGRQYQAPTPLVDLSKPAFRYGLASIKVGTASHKLAVSVTPDAKSYTVRAKAHVKVKVALPDGKPAPAGTQIAVAAVDEALLELMPNQSWNVLDAMLQQRAYGVETSTAQMEIIGRRHFGRKAVPAGGGGGHSATRELFDTLLLWNPRVTLDANGEASVDVPLNDALTRFRIVAIAAVGAGRFGTGSASIQSTQDLQLISGLPPLVRVGDAFHAQFTLRNTTQRTMRVVVTPHAGSLALDARTVELAPESSREVAWDVTTPDVLGMNASASLAWDVSAVEQGSASATKPASDAVKLQQRVVAAIPVTTQQATIAQVDGTFSVPVAPPADASTSSNGAVRGGIAVSLQPKLADGLPGVRRWFERYPYNCLEQQTSRALGLMDAAQWQAVLTRMPSYLDRDGLANYFPPYDDERPTGSPTLSAYLLAVSDEASKLDRRFAMPAELRDQLAAGLANFVDGKLERKFWAPRNDLDFEKLAAIEALSRYGLAQPRMLGSITVAPDQWPTSAVLDYYAILSRVDGIADREAKRAQAEQIIRARLTYQGTRLTFSTERDDDLWWLMTGSETNAARTALIFANAPAWKDEMPRLVAGLLALQKNGAWQTTTANLWGSLAVGRFSQIFESTPVTGRTNIALGAATQSVDWSAAAPASASSSATPITKSVNTRSSLLPWSTGSLTLTQDGTGKPWATIESLAAVALKAPFAAGYRIVKTVTPVDPAVKGVLSRGDIVRVHLDIDAQSDMTWVVVNDPIPAGATILGSGLGRDSEAATSGEKPDRGSWPAFVERGFEGYRAYYDYLPKGKLQVEYTMRLNNAGSFGLPPTRVEALYAPSSFGALPNATVVVKPLAASAK, from the coding sequence CGCCACGCGCGGCGCGCTTCTCAAACACTTCGGACTCGCTAAGGAAAGCGACCGCGTGCTCACGCTCGCATGCGGGCAAACGTTGCCGTCCGGCTCGAAAATGCAGCTCGTCTACGGCGCGGGCGTCACCGGGCCGAGCGGCATGCCCAACGATGTCGAGAAGCGCTTCGACTACAAGGTGCGCGATCCGTTTTCCGCGAGCTTCACGTGCGAACGGGAGAACGCGAACGCGCCCTGCACGCCGCTGCGCCCGCTCAGGCTCATGTTCACCGCGCCGATCAGCCGCGCCGACGCCCAGAAGTTCGCGTTGCGTGGTCCCAAAGGCACGGTCGCGCCGCACTTCGATGAAGACAGCAAGGACGCGGAAGTCGAAGCAGTAGAATTCGCCGCGCCGCTGCCGGAGCGCACCGATCTCACCATCGAGGCGCCCGCCAATCTCAAGGACGTGAGCGGCCGCACGCTCGCCAACGCCGACTTCTTCCCGCTCAAGACCGCGACCGCGCCCATGCCGCCGCTCGCGAAGTTCTCGTCGGGCACGTTCGGCATCATCGAGCGCTTTGCAGAGCCGGACATGCCCGCCATGTTGCCGGTCACGCTGCGCCATGTGGAAGCCGACCTGCACGTGCAAGGGCTCGACTCGGGCACCTCGCAGATCACCAAGCTCAGACTCGACGCCGACACCGACATCCGCCAATGGATGCGCAACGTCGATTTGTTCGACGGCATCGGCATGTCGCGCTCGTCGATCGAAGCGCGCATGCCCTCGCTTTTGAAGAACGGTATCGCGCCCGTCATCGTGCCGGAATCGGACGGCACCGTGAGCCGCGATCCGACCATCGACATTCGCTCGCTTTCGCTCTTGAGAAAGCGCGCGGGCGTCGAAACGCTCACGCTGCCCGCCGCCGATCCCAAGGCGCTGCGTCCCTTCGAAGTCGTCGGCATTCCGCTCGCGAAGCCGGGCTTTTATGTCGTCGAACTGGCGTCGCCGGCGCTCGGCGCGTCGTTGATGGGTCGGAACAAGTCGATGTTCGTGCGCACGTCGGTGCTCGTCACGAACCTCGGCGTGCACTTCAAGCAAGGGCGCGAGAACAGTCTCGTCTGGGTGACGACGCTCGACAAGGGCAAGCCCGTCGCCAATGCGGATGTACGCGTGACCGACTGCAACGGCGATCAAGTGGCCACCGGCAAGACCGATGCGCAAGGGCTCGCGACCATCGGCAAACCGCTCGCGGCCATCCGCGAATGCAACGAGAACAGCTTGTCGTACGGCGGCTTCTTCGTCTCGGCGCGCGTTACCGATCCGGTCACCGGACCCGACATGGCCTTCGTGACCTCGGACTGGAATCGCGGCATCGAATCGTGGCGCTTCAACGTGCCGACCGACATGAGCACGAGCCGCACGGTACGTGCGCACACCATTTTCGATCGCACTTTGCTGCGCGCAGGCGAAACCGTGTCGATGAAGCACCTGATGCGCGTCGAAACGCTCAAGGGTTTCGGCTTCCCGCCGAAGTATCCGACGCGCGTGACGATTCGTCATATCGGCAGCGGACAGACGTGGCACATGCCGCTCGCGTGGAGCGCCGATCACAGCGCCGACTCGAGCTTTGCCATTCCCGCCGCGGCCAAACTCGGCGAATACAGCGTGACGCTCGATAACGGCGCGGCCAGCGACACCAACGACGCGAGCGACGACGGCGGCGAAGGCAGCAATGTCACGCAGTCGTACGAGACAGGCAGCTTCCGCGTCGAGGAATTCCGTCTGCCGGTGTTCAAGGGCACGGTCTCGGCGGGCGACAGCAAATCGGCCGGTCTGATCGCCGCGCAAGAAGCGCCGGTCGATGTCCACCTCGAATATGTGCAAGGCGGCCCGGCATCGAACCAGCGGGTGCAAGTGTCGGCGCTCGTGCGCGACACGTCGCCGCCCTTCGCTTCAGACTACGATGCATTCAGCTTCTCGCCGTATCGCAAACCCGCGGACGATGGCGCGAGCGCGCCCGCCGAGGACGAGGACAGCGAGCAGCAGACGGAGACCACGACGAAACTCGTCGCCGACAAGCTGCGCGTGACGCTCGATCGCAATGGCGACGGCAAGCTGATCGTGAAGCCGTTGCCCGCCGTCGATTCACCCAAGCGTCTCGCGCTCGAAGCGAGCTTCGCCGACCCGAACGGCGAGATCCAGACCATCAGCGGCAGCGCCACGCTCTGGCCCGCCGCGGTCGCCGTGGGCGTGAAGGCGGCGCATTGGGCGTCGGTCGGCGGTTCGGTGCCGGTGCAAGCGCTTGCGCTCGATCTGCAGGGCAAGCCGCGCGCGGGCGTATCGGTTGAAATCAAGGGCATGGCGCGCGTGATGTCGAGTTCGCGCAAGCGCATGGTCGGCGGCTTCTACGCCTACGACAACCATTCCGAAACGAACGACCTGGGCACGCTTTGCAGCGGCAAGAGCGACGATCACGGCATCGTCTCGTGCGATGCCAAGCTCAAGACCGCCGGCAATATCGATCTGATCGCCGTCGCGAAAGACGGCGATGGCCGCACGGCCAACGCGAGCACGTCGGTCTGGGTCACGCGCGAAGACGAACTCTGGTTCGGCGGCGAGAACACGGACCGTATCGACGTGCTTCCGGAAAAGAACAGCTACGAGCCCGGCGAGACCGCGCGCTTCCAGGTGCGCATGCCCTTCCGCTCGGCCACTGCGCTCGTCGCGGTGGAGCGTGAAGGCATCATCGAAACCCATGTGGTCGAACTGAACGGCAAGGACCCGACCGTCGAACTGAAGGTCGAGCAAGCGTGGGGGCCGAACGTCTACGTGTCGGTGCTCGCGTTGCGCGGACGTATCCATGAAGTGCCGTGGTATTCGTTCTTCACGTGGGGCTGGAAAGCGCCGGTCGAATGGGCGCACGCGTTCTGGTACGAAGGCCGTCAGTATCAGGCGCCGACGCCGCTCGTCGATCTCTCGAAGCCCGCGTTTCGTTACGGGCTGGCATCGATCAAGGTGGGCACGGCATCGCACAAACTGGCGGTGAGCGTCACGCCGGACGCGAAGTCGTACACGGTGCGCGCCAAGGCGCATGTGAAGGTCAAGGTCGCGTTGCCTGACGGCAAGCCCGCGCCCGCAGGCACGCAGATCGCGGTCGCGGCCGTCGATGAAGCCCTGCTCGAACTCATGCCCAACCAAAGCTGGAACGTGCTCGACGCGATGTTGCAGCAGCGCGCCTACGGCGTGGAAACATCGACCGCGCAGATGGAGATCATCGGGCGGCGGCACTTCGGGCGCAAGGCGGTGCCAGCGGGCGGCGGCGGCGGACATAGCGCCACGCGCGAACTCTTCGATACGCTCCTGCTGTGGAATCCGCGCGTTACGCTCGATGCAAACGGAGAAGCATCCGTCGATGTGCCCTTGAACGACGCGCTCACGCGCTTTCGCATCGTCGCCATCGCGGCGGTGGGCGCGGGACGCTTCGGCACGGGCAGCGCATCGATCCAAAGCACGCAGGACTTGCAACTCATCTCCGGGTTGCCGCCGCTCGTTCGTGTGGGCGACGCATTCCATGCGCAGTTCACGCTGCGCAACACGACGCAGCGCACCATGCGCGTCGTCGTCACGCCGCACGCCGGTTCGCTCGCGCTCGACGCACGCACGGTGGAACTCGCGCCGGAATCATCGCGGGAAGTTGCTTGGGACGTGACCACGCCCGACGTGCTCGGCATGAACGCATCGGCGAGTCTCGCCTGGGACGTGAGCGCGGTGGAGCAAGGCAGCGCTTCGGCCACGAAGCCCGCGAGCGATGCCGTCAAGCTCCAGCAGCGCGTCGTCGCGGCCATTCCGGTCACGACGCAGCAAGCGACCATCGCGCAGGTGGACGGCACGTTCAGCGTGCCCGTCGCGCCGCCCGCCGATGCCAGCACGTCGAGCAACGGCGCCGTGCGCGGCGGTATCGCGGTGTCCTTGCAGCCGAAGCTCGCGGACGGCTTGCCCGGCGTGCGACGCTGGTTCGAACGCTATCCGTATAACTGCCTCGAACAGCAGACTTCGCGCGCGCTCGGCCTCATGGACGCAGCGCAATGGCAAGCCGTGCTCACGCGCATGCCGTCGTATCTGGATCGCGACGGTCTCGCGAACTACTTCCCGCCCTACGACGACGAACGTCCGACCGGCAGCCCGACGCTCAGCGCGTACTTGCTCGCGGTATCGGACGAAGCGTCGAAGCTCGACCGCCGTTTTGCAATGCCCGCGGAATTGCGCGATCAGCTCGCCGCCGGTCTCGCGAATTTCGTCGACGGCAAGCTCGAACGCAAGTTCTGGGCGCCGCGCAACGACCTCGACTTCGAAAAGCTCGCCGCCATCGAAGCGCTTTCGCGCTACGGTCTCGCGCAGCCGCGCATGCTCGGTTCGATCACCGTCGCGCCGGATCAATGGCCGACCTCGGCCGTGCTCGACTACTACGCGATACTTTCGCGCGTGGACGGTATAGCCGATCGTGAAGCGAAACGCGCGCAGGCCGAACAGATCATCCGTGCGCGGCTCACGTATCAGGGCACGCGTCTCACGTTCTCGACCGAACGCGACGACGATCTCTGGTGGCTCATGACTGGCAGCGAAACCAACGCCGCGCGCACCGCACTCATCTTCGCAAACGCGCCCGCGTGGAAGGACGAGATGCCGCGACTCGTGGCCGGCCTCCTCGCGCTGCAGAAAAACGGCGCATGGCAGACCACGACCGCCAATCTTTGGGGCTCGCTCGCGGTGGGACGCTTCTCGCAAATTTTCGAAAGCACGCCGGTCACGGGACGCACGAACATTGCGCTGGGCGCGGCGACGCAGAGCGTGGACTGGAGCGCTGCCGCGCCTGCATCGGCGTCGTCGTCGGCGACCCCGATCACTAAGAGTGTCAACACGCGCAGCAGCTTGCTGCCGTGGTCAACCGGCTCGCTCACGTTGACGCAAGACGGCACGGGCAAACCTTGGGCAACCATCGAAAGCCTTGCGGCCGTCGCGTTGAAGGCGCCGTTCGCGGCGGGCTATCGCATCGTGAAGACGGTGACGCCGGTCGATCCCGCCGTGAAGGGCGTGCTCTCGCGCGGCGACATCGTGCGCGTGCATCTCGACATCGACGCGCAAAGCGACATGACCTGGGTCGTCGTCAACGATCCGATTCCCGCTGGCGCGACCATTCTCGGCTCCGGTCTCGGACGCGACTCGGAAGCGGCGACTTCCGGCGAGAAGCCGGATCGCGGTTCGTGGCCTGCCTTCGTGGAACGCGGTTTCGAAGGGTATCGCGCGTATTACGACTATCTGCCGAAGGGCAAGCTGCAAGTCGAATACACGATGCGGCTGAATAACGCCGGTTCGTTCGGCCTGCCGCCGACGCGTGTGGAAGCGCTCTACGCGCCGTCATCGTTCGGCGCATTGCCCAACGCGACGGTCGTCGTGAAGCCGCTCGCCGCCAGCGCGAAGTGA
- a CDS encoding helix-hairpin-helix domain-containing protein, with product MLKKLLMLCFALMLSVGTAFAAVDVNTADQAALDSVKGLGPVKSKAIVDERAKNGPFKDADDLATRVKGLGTKSVAKLEENGLTIGGSSQPPTGKTTKPAVSSTQGAAPSNSTVKSSTAATAATSPAATTAQTPAATPQAPATATPASATKKSSRKSKAASAAAAASAAPAATTTPAAASDAKPSKRKSKKDKAASAAAASQ from the coding sequence ATGCTGAAAAAGCTGCTGATGCTGTGCTTTGCGTTGATGCTGTCCGTCGGAACCGCGTTTGCCGCGGTCGATGTCAATACGGCCGATCAAGCCGCGCTCGATTCCGTGAAGGGCTTGGGTCCGGTGAAGTCGAAAGCGATCGTCGACGAGCGCGCGAAGAACGGCCCGTTCAAGGACGCCGACGATCTCGCGACGCGCGTGAAGGGTCTTGGAACGAAGTCCGTGGCCAAGCTCGAGGAGAACGGCCTGACCATCGGCGGATCGTCGCAGCCGCCCACGGGCAAGACCACGAAGCCCGCCGTGAGCAGCACGCAAGGCGCCGCGCCGTCCAACTCGACGGTCAAATCATCGACAGCCGCCACGGCGGCAACCTCGCCCGCGGCCACCACCGCGCAAACGCCAGCCGCCACGCCGCAAGCGCCGGCTACCGCCACACCTGCTTCGGCTACGAAAAAGAGTTCGCGCAAGTCCAAGGCCGCAAGCGCGGCGGCGGCTGCAAGCGCGGCGCCGGCAGCGACGACGACACCCGCCGCGGCAAGCGATGCGAAGCCTTCGAAGCGCAAGAGCAAGAAAGACAAGGCCGCGAGCGCCGCGGCTGCCAGTCAATAA
- the pbpC gene encoding penicillin-binding protein 1C — translation MKRALCFLIGCVVATAACAAPSFDEVRANWRSSDWVLLSRDGEPLQRTRVDTHARRGDWVALADVSPALREAIVVSEDKRFYDHAGVDWRGAAAAAWANLWNTRTRGASTVTMQLTGLIDDDNGKPNGRRNIGEKAQQTVGALWLERSWRKDQILEAYLNLVPFRGEIVGLSALSQTLFNKAPSGLDEREAALAAALVRAPNARYDKVASRACVILRDMQALHTSDKTHANDPCVNLDSYVQLTLTRTASAPGFAQGDDALAPHFARRVASETHPKAGDRVRSTLDAHVQRFARDTLARTLAELNARAHPRNVHDAAAVVIDNASGDVLAWVGSAGGLSNAPEVDAVLAARQAGSTLKPFLYAQAIDEKRLTAATLLDDAPLDLATGGGLYIPQNYDHDFKGWVSVRTALGSSLNVPAVRALVLVTPHRFAKTLVALGLPLTQAGDYYGFSLALGSADVTLATLTNAYRALANGGVARPSFDLASHAAAPAGKRVFSPEASFIVTDMLADNNARTRTFGFDSVLATRTFSAVKTGTSKDMRDNWAVGFTSRYTVGVWVGNADGAPMWDVSGVTGAAPAWNALVGYLHRRAASHAPTAPSGVIETQVAYQNDIEPKRGEWFVRGTQMSAIGITANAAGSSGASGKGDSQAARIGAPTNGTIFALDPDIPPARQRVWFERSGNGALAWRLDGKPFGRDARVAWLPWPGHHVLELVNARGNAVDSIAFEVRGAFLKTAQRPSR, via the coding sequence GTGAAGCGCGCCCTGTGCTTTCTGATCGGCTGCGTCGTGGCAACGGCGGCGTGCGCGGCGCCGAGCTTCGACGAGGTGCGCGCGAACTGGCGCAGTTCCGACTGGGTGCTGTTGTCGCGCGATGGCGAACCGCTGCAACGCACGCGTGTCGATACGCACGCGCGGCGCGGCGACTGGGTTGCGCTTGCGGATGTCTCGCCCGCGTTGCGTGAGGCCATCGTGGTTTCGGAAGACAAGCGCTTCTACGACCACGCGGGCGTCGACTGGCGCGGCGCGGCGGCGGCGGCATGGGCGAATCTTTGGAACACCCGCACGCGTGGTGCATCGACGGTGACGATGCAGCTCACCGGACTCATCGACGACGATAACGGCAAGCCGAACGGCCGCCGCAATATCGGCGAAAAGGCGCAGCAGACAGTAGGCGCGCTATGGCTCGAACGGAGCTGGCGCAAGGATCAGATTCTCGAGGCGTATCTGAATCTCGTGCCGTTTCGCGGCGAGATCGTGGGTTTGTCGGCGTTGTCGCAGACGCTTTTCAACAAGGCGCCGTCCGGGCTCGATGAACGCGAGGCCGCACTCGCCGCCGCGCTCGTGCGCGCGCCGAATGCGCGTTATGACAAGGTCGCGTCGCGCGCCTGCGTCATCTTGCGCGACATGCAGGCTTTGCATACGAGCGACAAGACGCACGCGAACGACCCGTGCGTCAACCTGGACAGCTATGTGCAACTGACGCTCACACGCACCGCGTCGGCGCCGGGCTTCGCACAAGGCGACGACGCGCTCGCGCCGCATTTCGCGCGGCGCGTTGCAAGCGAAACGCATCCCAAGGCGGGCGATCGCGTGCGCTCGACGCTCGATGCGCATGTGCAGCGCTTCGCGCGCGACACGCTCGCGCGCACGCTTGCCGAACTCAACGCGCGGGCTCATCCGCGCAATGTGCACGACGCGGCGGCGGTGGTGATCGACAACGCATCCGGCGATGTGCTCGCTTGGGTCGGTTCGGCGGGCGGCTTGTCGAACGCGCCCGAAGTCGATGCGGTGCTCGCCGCGCGGCAGGCCGGCTCGACGCTCAAGCCGTTTTTGTATGCGCAGGCCATCGACGAAAAACGCCTGACCGCGGCCACGCTGCTCGACGACGCGCCGCTCGATCTCGCCACCGGCGGCGGCCTCTATATTCCACAAAACTACGATCACGACTTCAAGGGCTGGGTGAGCGTGCGTACGGCGCTCGGGTCGTCGCTCAACGTACCGGCAGTGCGCGCGCTCGTGCTCGTCACGCCGCATCGCTTTGCAAAGACGCTGGTCGCGCTCGGTCTGCCGCTCACGCAAGCGGGCGATTATTACGGCTTCAGCCTCGCGCTCGGCAGCGCGGATGTCACGCTGGCCACGCTTACCAATGCATATCGCGCGCTGGCCAACGGCGGTGTCGCGCGGCCGTCGTTCGATCTCGCGAGCCACGCTGCCGCGCCTGCGGGAAAGCGCGTGTTCAGCCCGGAGGCGAGTTTCATCGTCACGGACATGCTCGCCGACAACAACGCGCGCACGCGCACCTTCGGTTTCGACAGCGTGCTCGCCACGCGCACTTTCAGCGCGGTCAAGACCGGCACCAGCAAGGACATGCGCGATAACTGGGCCGTCGGTTTCACTTCGCGATACACCGTCGGCGTGTGGGTCGGCAATGCCGATGGCGCGCCTATGTGGGACGTCTCCGGCGTCACCGGCGCGGCGCCCGCGTGGAATGCGCTAGTCGGCTATCTGCATCGGCGAGCCGCCAGCCACGCGCCAACCGCGCCGTCGGGCGTGATCGAAACGCAGGTCGCGTATCAGAACGATATCGAACCGAAGCGCGGGGAATGGTTCGTGCGCGGCACGCAGATGAGCGCTATCGGCATCACGGCGAACGCGGCGGGCTCAAGCGGAGCGAGCGGCAAAGGGGACAGCCAGGCGGCGCGCATCGGAGCGCCGACCAATGGCACCATCTTCGCGCTCGATCCCGACATTCCGCCCGCGCGCCAGCGCGTGTGGTTCGAACGCTCGGGCAATGGCGCGCTCGCCTGGCGTCTCGACGGCAAGCCGTTCGGCCGCGATGCGCGCGTCGCCTGGCTGCCATGGCCGGGACATCACGTCCTCGAACTCGTCAATGCGCGCGGCAACGCGGTCGATTCAATCGCCTTCGAAGTGCGCGGCGCGTTTCTCAAGACTGCTCAAAGGCCGTCGCGGTAA